A window of Misgurnus anguillicaudatus chromosome 3, ASM2758022v2, whole genome shotgun sequence genomic DNA:
AAGAAAAGCTGCGACATCCATTTAGTGACAATCTCACTAAATCTCCCACAAATCTTTAAGTTAACCAATAAAAGATCAAGTTGAACTCAAGTTCTGGCACAATTTCAGGGACAAGGCAGCCTGACAGAGTGTGTAAGTTACTGTACTGGCTAAGATTGATGACTTTCAGCTACTTTCAATCTGTCCATGTCAGGTGAGATCAAGAGCTCTTTAAGTGTGTTAGAAGAGCGGTCACATGGTGTTGAAGGCCTGTCCCCTGCTCCTTTAGcctcttcttcctcctcttGTCTCTGTACAGATGAGAGATACTCCTCTAACAGACTGTCTCCAGCGGTTGGCGTCACATTAACCAGAGATCGCACGGTCTCAGGTGAGCCGGCTGCACTGCTCAGGCTTTTCTCTGGCGCCCCCTGTCGTTCACCAGGAGAATGAAAGCCAGATTCAGAGATGGAGTTGTGGGTGGGCACCGGAGCAGCAGTGGGAACGCTGGGATCCAAAGCCAAATTCTGCACAACGCTGAGTTGCTGGTTGACTGATGCCTGCCATTCCAGCACAATCTGAAGCTGATGGATAAACACAGAACACTTAACACAGCAGTCAAATGAAAGTGTTAAACAATGTATACATTCAGCGGTGAGTACACTAAAAACATTTACTGGCCATACACGATGCTGcgattttaatacaaatatatttttggtttcAACGACAAATGATTTAGTTTTCCACTAGTGACACCTAACGTGTTTCTTCATCAGAcaaatattgaaaataattgCAACCAGTGAGAGTAACAGGACGAAAGTCaaacaataaattatatataaaaaacctGAGCTTTCCTTATCTCttataaatgtaagtatttaataaaaaacatacttttcacaaaatattttgTACTTCAAGCACTGCAATAGGTTAAGATTCGGCTAGTGTAATTTAACTGGATATTGTAGACTTAAAGAAAATAGTTCAAACATTTTATGTAGAAGgttcatttgatttttaaacttCCTTTAACTACTATGTCATTATCAGGTTAAGCAAATGATGACGGTCCTTACCAGAATGTTGTATTCTATTCtaagcaaaaaaattaattgccCAATGAACtgtaaataaaattcatatagaTTTAGAAGTTCATATAGATCCCTGATCTTTATTTTTGTGTAGTCTGTTTTTCCCTCTCCCTGTAGTGGCTGACCATTTGGAAGGGAGTGAAGACCAATTATCTCTGACACCTAAAGGCCGGGGTATACCATTTTTCCGCGTCGTCGTCCGCTTCGCGCGTGCACGCATCCGTGcagctttccaagtatactccccgcggctacacgcggatggccgcgttcgatactatacgcaatacaaatgatttcttatttaaattattactctaacaggccgtcagggcagcactgatttggtgacatttacagtacattaaaacattaggataggtgaagaaaagtaacccATACACCACTGCAAACagagtttagaacaaacaacaagacaacaaagaacaggaatcaaacattaaggtaacaaacatgctccacagctttctgttcttggaagaagtaaaaattaaagaagaaaaacgatagtgtgtgtgcaaatgctgtctatttccgctgtataattgtttgtagtggagtgtcctgtctaaatattttcactgtacgcgcactgtctcaaattttgggctgcacgcgaaCGGTCTGCGCGGTCGaccgcggaccctcctgatgacgaaaattacGTCGCACGGATGGCGTGCATACGCGGACAGCCCTAGTATACTTTCAGCTTTAGCGCTGCCTATTTAAGAGCTGTTGTGGCACCTTACAAAGAAAGCTACTGAACCTAATCCTATTTGTTTGGAAACCCTGTTTGTTGGCATTACTTTTGGttcagttttatttttgttcagAACAAACAGTTTGGCTATATCTAGTTAAAGGCGAggtgcatgatttttttaaaaacactttggaaaagggagtcgggccgactaacaaacacacttgtagccaatcagcagtaaggggcgtgtctactaaccaacattgtttcctgggttgcatatgtgtggggtgggtctatcaaaagatggtccagattctattggggtagaggtgtgtttgtttaggtgatttcaaatgtcaacattcaGAGATCacgcaccccacctttaaactAGCTCAGAGAAAGTGTGGGTGAGTGAGCTGACCCGGAAGActtagggctctatcatacacccggcgcaatgaaATGCAATGCGCAACACAAGTGCcctttgctagtttcaaccctgctcaattataattttcacgtttagcgccacgttatttaaatagaaaatgcatttgcgcccacttttgcgcccatgggcattcTTGTCTGAAAACagggtgtgttcaggcgcattgttgtcgcgttgctattttgaggcaactaaaatagactacgccattgaacAACAAAAACctgtctaaagtctaaagtcaatggcgcaatatgttttttgttatttaaagagcgcagtaAATTATGTGCCTATAAACGGGGCGAcgacgcgggtttgcttatcacacacatgaatgtgcagcagcacaaaaacgcttttaaatatgaaagattaaaggattaaatgtattattgagtctctttaacataaatgaggactgattacaAGACGTTAGAAGgagtaaagagctgcttcacctgtaacctgttaagtaaataaatgctttgctttaaacaaatgcatctgttcttaaatgtttttttaaatgctaccttacagatttattgtatatgatgacactgtacctgtggatatggtgagatgagaaacattaaCAAGTAATGCTTGTAAAAATCCCATGGCGCTGTTCTAGTGCTGAAACACTTCGGCGCTCCGTgggtttgtaaattctttatctcttcttTGTAGAGTACAAATCTTTTCtagcatatttgcaaattattttttgagattACAGTGATTATGttggatatcaatacatttacagcaatttaaagcctgctatttgtacttctatgactgaaagaaaaaggcttttaaaaggttttaatttaaaaaattaaaatttcaataaaaatgaaaacaacacactTTAAACAATATTCTtaactgggggtcttcttcctccgcttagtttttcagtttacaaagtccgtcatctaaatagggattagacatagcgccagcgcaaggGGATGAGacataagactctcattggtttattacacggtacgcccaaaacactcccattactcattacgagaataggtacaacccttttcgaccgtgtcccgtgtgctttagacaatgcgcttagattgttcaAATAAGGCCCACAGTGTTCGTTTTATTCTCTCTTGGGAGTTAGAAACATTTTAACTCAGGAAATCGAAATCCTGCAGTTTAGACCAGAGTCGTATAAAGAGAGCGTTACGTCACGCTTTCACGTGATTCATGAAACGTTCTACAGTTCCAAACAAAGCCGGGCTGTCAATCTGTTTGCATTAGTTTAAGCGAGGCAGACAACTCAACTAACATATCTTTTCAGCTGTTTTAGGTAAATATTAACTTGTAATGTGATTACTATTTACtatgtttttaacttttttacttGGGAGTGATGGAGATACAGTAAATCAGTTAATAAAGTTATATAGTTAATGGTGACCAAGGTAACTGTGGTTTCCTATAGTCACTACAGCAAACACAGTTTATATAAACGGCTATCAATCTGCTAAAAGcattattataaaacggctcattctggttcttcattctgattggttgaaacgcgttctaagccgtgataaaataccccgttaaacccacggttcagactgtgagttcttcacaaaaatggaattatctccgcttttgaaaatttgagaggtgataactgataagagaacaaatgaagataggatgaaacgtttttttttttttttgctgatgttgttggaaagcggatggactgttctttcatttgatattgtatgtttatttaaagaagattctgcattaaactaaaactgggtcgggcaacttaaaaaaaaaacactgacggggaaagagttaagcatgcttccatatttgatcatcacttcaacagttgcacgatattaatgttaatgtatattttagatgaatgttgatttataaaaataaacacaacagtctttaattatattttcattgtgtctttgctgcgtctgtgttgcttgagaattgcgctctgtttcagtcacacttgattctgaggaactactttgtttggcggaagagtaatatttgtactaatataattacaacttatttgtgtttcattttgtgaaaccctgctatgcatatgaagtaaccgttttataaacgcaataaacccccgtgaagcagtggggttacagtgcattttataacagcttcgcgtcgtgcctaacaacgccccttagctgttataaaatgcactggtaacccactgcttcttggggtttattgctttattcctacacttttaatatattaaaatcacaaaaaaggcCTTTGAATTGCCGAATCGGTTATTTGTATAAATCTCAAAAGTCAAACATAACAGAAACAaactaaattcatatttaattacATCTATTGTACACATTAAATGTTGATATGATTACATACATGATTTTCGAGGAAATATCACTCATATTACATGTTAAACTaccaaacacaatgaaacaAGTAGCAGCAGCACCTGAATCTCAAGGATCTCTTGAGCGGTTTTATTAGACTTTAAAGTCTATAATGAGAGCTTACTGTATGGAGTTTTAGAAAGATTGAAATCTCCTCTTGTTTGCTGCTTGGGAGGTTGTTCAGGAGATCATGTGTGCACACCTCTGCCTTACCTcattttaaaacaggaaaaccCCTAATTTTGACAACAGCTTTAAGTTATTTTCTGACATTTTATAGATATAGATGCAGTGTTATGCATCAGTTACTGATGAAGGCCAATTTAGTTTGACTGTTGAAATACAGCGTTCACTGATTATGCAGCTGAATAGGGTAAATCAGGGTTATGGTTAGTACTCTAGTATTCAGCTGGTCATATGATCTCAACAAGGTGACCACCCATATGTAGACAGACCTAAATCTTTCTCATCATGTATAGTAGGCAAATGAAATCTGACCTGCTTCCATAGGAACTTTACAGCTTCTTCCTGCACGCGTCTCTGCAGTCGCTCTTCTTCTTGTTGTTTGCGCAGTCTGTAAATGAAACTGCTTATAAGAAATACTTTAACTGTTTATAAAACCCATCTATCGAAAACATTTCACCTGGTTCTAACCAACTAGACAGGTAAATGAAAAGTGTGAATGGGAAGTCTTCTGTTCAACAGGACTTGACACAGCTGTGTTGATTAACTCCTGTACATGCTCACAAAACTGTGTAAAAATAATACGAAATCAGTTGGCAGTATTGGTTTTTGGCAGAAAGAAAAATGGCCAAAAAGTTATAAACTAAAGCTGAAAGGCACGCGGCCACTCCTTTAAGTGTGCAGCATTAAGATTTTACTCTAACTGCAGGCATTATCACAGCAAAACACGATActcaaaacaacacaaaatttcTGCGTGATGCTCCACTCCCAGTGATCGCACTTTACGTTATTTTGGTGCATCACTACTTCTCTTTTATCAAGCGCCGTGTTTAACAGTGCAGGTTTGTACCTCTCCAGTTCTCCTCTCAGATGGATGATGTAGTCCTGCATCCTGCGCAGGCGGATCTCAGCGCGCACTTCTCTGGCATGTGAGTGATTGTGGCGCGCCCAGTTTCCCCTCCACCAGGACTGAATCCTCACAGCTGCCTCCTGTGTCCTGCTGAACTCCACGTCCTCCTGCGTATCGCTCTGAAAAACAAGATCACCTTTTAACATATGCACTGCATGGTAATCTCAGATCAGATATCGGAGTGTAAAAGCCGATCTGAAAGATACCATTCGTATGACTAACAGGTGATCAAAGCACCACCTACTTTGACAGCGGCCGTCTCCTCCTCACACGGGCGGCACTGAACCGACGTGGCCGGAGCTAAAGAATCATCAAACTCCTCGTCGCAGCTTTCAGGAGGTGAAGAAGGCTGAACTGAAGAGTTAAAGGGTAGAAAGGCAGATTCAGAAGAGAGCGGCTTGCCATCAAGCTTCTCCTCATCCGACACATCCTGCAAAACCAGAGCGTCTGTGGCCACGGGTGGAGGGCGGGTGGCAGCAATTGCAGGTGAATAGGCAGCACCGATCCACGTGTCCATCTGAATTCCTGGATCTATTACATCTAGAAGCGTCACAAGAACATTCACTATGAGGAAAACACAATGACACTACGAGTCTTAAATGATCGATCAGTGGCCTGACCTGCATGAGCCATGACATTATCATCTCCAGTCCTGTGCACGCGCCCCTGCTGCACGTCTAGACACGTGGGCCGAGATGGACTCGGGGAACTGCAGTAGCGCGTTTGTTGCAGTTGTCGCTGATGTTGTCTGCAAACAAACACATCTTACTCACCGAATATGAGCTCATTTCAACCAGTCACGTTCGTTTTGGCCACTACCTTTGTTTGCTGAGGATTCTTTCAAGTTTAGCATCCTCTGCAGATTGTAAGGCAGTTGTGGCTGTCAGGGGACACGTGGAGGCCAGATACTGGAGCAGTTGTGCGTGCTGCCCAGGGCGAAACATTCGACCTTTCCCCTGACTGTAGAGCCATTCAGCTTTCAGTCTAGAAACATTTCATATGTTGCCATTAGTATCGCGAGTGCTTGCTTTAATAAATACACCAGTTATTTAATGTCTATAAAACAACGTCTCTACGTCACACATCAAAAGTGAAATCACGGTTAACTCTGTGACGTCACAGGTTTTGTGTTTGAAAACATGCCAGAGTCTGACTTCATACACGAATGTACACAGTCCggtttttttcatatttttgatGTTTTCCATTTTGTGTCAAACATTTAAATCACCATAGTTGCTTTTGAACCAACAACATCatataaaaagaaacatttttatatttaaacattaaacctaaccctaaacccctTCTTTCTACTTtcatagaccttttgcgtgtttgacgttttttgtgggcggagcccaactggtggcagaaagtgaatgcttctcaatagctgtgtgaagcgttttagcattaaactgtgatttttaaggttccggtgttctgtagaagtctgtttccaatatatttaagtgtaatgtttcttataaagttttcaccaagttacatttattttttaaataaattaaaagtttaaatggcttggctactgatatgtgtgcatgtatgtaatgtatatgtattgttctttattgcttaatcaattatttttacagtatgaatcgctgaagtacttataagagcaatactatcatgtattctgtgtaatatcatttattaaatatttcatcattttctgttttcaatttcttccttgtATTTATAGCATACgcgtttgttctaaaactattatgtttacatacaaatttatttgtataggcctgtttatatattattaacactttacattgtgtgtgtgtgtgctatgtttatatatttattagtaaacatcataatttagaacaaacaggaagaagatataaggtaaaaagaagtaatagaaaacggaaaaaatacgaaaactttaataaatggtaatattattgatattatgaactaattcaaatctttaatctttctaaataaattataaacgtgacgtgatgaaaacgctataagaaacacatagagggaacagacttcgacagaacaccggatatcttctctaattattttctattcaaattattaaaagattttcagatgatttcatcactccagtctgtccggttgagggcttttattgcaaccataaacacctacgtttatcttcaaatggtgtcttcgatgacggtatactataaaaatgaaggtcatctattttggcattcctattctgacactcaacagcacaacaaaacattttctagtgagttatattgttcgtttcactcgtgtctcattcatttccactgtttttctgccaccacattcgcgcgtgacgtaactgtgacgttgactcgcaaaaggtctattgaatttcatttaaagcaacactatgtcgtttttttacctttaaataatgtctctaaaattatttcagtgatagaacaacttttaactggacaaattgtactgttgctgcaacctgagcagcctcctagctgctacaagcagaCTCTGAAAGTgccggtggagggtagagcacacagccccgcccctccccctgcctgcagaagagtgtctgataccaggcactgttgcgcttttcaaccacatgggggagctgtaagtcatttttacaaggaaactacatagtgttgctttaaaggacaagttgggtattttacatttaaagccctgttttcagattgtttatgatgaaatagaacggttttgactgaaatttggacatatgatgctggcccgagaattttcgggtgtttgttgtatcagcctccacctctacaatggctgtataggtgcactggaacaatccttcccaaaatgcaccgaactttcatttacaaagacgtaaaactcagcgagtggtcaggggcgcCGACCGACACGCTCACACAAAAACCGCCGCAAAAGATGCtctccaacaggttttatcatagttttcgtccaactccattgacttgtattagatgtgctgtgaggtatggtattactccgcgccggaaACGGAAATGaagttgtttgtattcttgcaattggcaaaggcggattatcgtcaccaactgggctggagtgtctatagacgggttgcacggcgacatcattaactggttgcgcgcgcaaccgagaggcagaaagaaaagacgtgcattgtgttgtaggctagtagcggtgtctgtaagtcaaaatgccatgGTGTTGTTGCGTGgataatagtaccaacagagtcagtgctgggtgcatgatgttaacataccagtagatgcgactattacgttactagcctaacattataattcatacatgtatcacagtaacactgcaaaaaaaaaacagaaaaacagttcagttcaatttatttatatagcatgtttaaaaacaaccaTGGTTGACCAAAGTGCTTAACAATGTCATACACAAATAAGACAAATACAGTAAACacatcaaaatataaaaacatcacAAATGTCTCTGCTTAGTCCAAAACAAAAGCCAAGGAATACAGGTGTGTCTTAAGCAATGACTTAAAAATTCCAACAGTCTCTGCAGTTCTTATGTGTACAGGTAAACTATTCCACAAATTGGGAGCCACCACTGAAAAGGCTCgatcacctttatttttaaatctagTTCTTGGTACATCGAGGAGCAACTGATTGGACGACCTCAGTGCCTTCACAGGAGTATGGACATGCAAAAGTTCTGATAAATAAACAGGTGCCAACCCATTtaaattcttaaaaacaaacaataaaatcttaaaatcaATCCTGCAGCGG
This region includes:
- the cep97 gene encoding centrosomal protein of 97 kDa isoform X2 codes for the protein MFLCPAETQTLILDQNHIIKLEHTERIEALQQLSVACNRLVRMMGVSKLTNLRVLNLPNNSIGYIEGLKDLIHLEWLNLSGNNIKVIEQLSSCVSLQHLDLSDNNISQTGDLTKLSALKTLLLHGNIITTLCTVPAHLPSSLTVLSLAENEIRDLAEMSYLAPLHSLEQLSVMSNPCVMATPSVPGCDYRPYVVSWCLNLKVLDGYVISQKEALKAEWLYSQGKGRMFRPGQHAQLLQYLASTCPLTATTALQSAEDAKLERILSKQRQHQRQLQQTRYCSSPSPSRPTCLDVQQGRVHRTGDDNVMAHADVIDPGIQMDTWIGAAYSPAIAATRPPPVATDALVLQDVSDEEKLDGKPLSSESAFLPFNSSVQPSSPPESCDEEFDDSLAPATSVQCRPCEEETAAVKSDTQEDVEFSRTQEAAVRIQSWWRGNWARHNHSHAREVRAEIRLRRMQDYIIHLRGELERLRKQQEEERLQRRVQEEAVKFLWKQLQIVLEWQASVNQQLSVVQNLALDPSVPTAAPVPTHNSISESGFHSPGERQGAPEKSLSSAAGSPETVRSLVNVTPTAGDSLLEEYLSSVQRQEEEEEAKGAGDRPSTPCDRSSNTLKELLISPDMDRLKVAESHQS
- the cep97 gene encoding centrosomal protein of 97 kDa isoform X3, encoding MAATNGAIVSDAIVQMSNYEGPGVLDLSNQGLHKLDSMFLCPAETQTLILDQNHIIKLEHTERIEALQQLSVACNRLVRMMGVSKLTNLRVLNLPNNSIGYIEGLKDLIHLEWLNLSGNNIKVIEQLSSCVSLQHLDLSDNNISQTGDLTKLSALKTLLLHGNIITTLCTVPAHLPSSLTVLSLAENEIRDLAEMSYLAPLHSLEQLSVMSNPCVMATPSVPGCDYRPYVVSWCLNLKVLDGYVISQKEALKAEWLYSQGKGRMFRPGQHAQLLQYLASTCPLTATTALQSAEDAKLERILSKQRQHQRQLQQTRYCSSPSPSRPTCLDVQQGRVHRTGDDNVMAHAVQPSSPPESCDEEFDDSLAPATSVQCRPCEEETAAVKSDTQEDVEFSRTQEAAVRIQSWWRGNWARHNHSHAREVRAEIRLRRMQDYIIHLRGELERLRKQQEEERLQRRVQEEAVKFLWKQLQIVLEWQASVNQQLSVVQNLALDPSVPTAAPVPTHNSISESGFHSPGERQGAPEKSLSSAAGSPETVRSLVNVTPTAGDSLLEEYLSSVQRQEEEEEAKGAGDRPSTPCDRSSNTLKELLISPDMDRLKVAESHQS
- the cep97 gene encoding centrosomal protein of 97 kDa isoform X1, yielding MAATNGAIVSDAIVQMSNYEGPGVLDLSNQGLHKLDSMFLCPAETQTLILDQNHIIKLEHTERIEALQQLSVACNRLVRMMGVSKLTNLRVLNLPNNSIGYIEGLKDLIHLEWLNLSGNNIKVIEQLSSCVSLQHLDLSDNNISQTGDLTKLSALKTLLLHGNIITTLCTVPAHLPSSLTVLSLAENEIRDLAEMSYLAPLHSLEQLSVMSNPCVMATPSVPGCDYRPYVVSWCLNLKVLDGYVISQKEALKAEWLYSQGKGRMFRPGQHAQLLQYLASTCPLTATTALQSAEDAKLERILSKQRQHQRQLQQTRYCSSPSPSRPTCLDVQQGRVHRTGDDNVMAHADVIDPGIQMDTWIGAAYSPAIAATRPPPVATDALVLQDVSDEEKLDGKPLSSESAFLPFNSSVQPSSPPESCDEEFDDSLAPATSVQCRPCEEETAAVKSDTQEDVEFSRTQEAAVRIQSWWRGNWARHNHSHAREVRAEIRLRRMQDYIIHLRGELERLRKQQEEERLQRRVQEEAVKFLWKQLQIVLEWQASVNQQLSVVQNLALDPSVPTAAPVPTHNSISESGFHSPGERQGAPEKSLSSAAGSPETVRSLVNVTPTAGDSLLEEYLSSVQRQEEEEEAKGAGDRPSTPCDRSSNTLKELLISPDMDRLKVAESHQS
- the cep97 gene encoding centrosomal protein of 97 kDa isoform X4; translated protein: MMGVSKLTNLRVLNLPNNSIGYIEGLKDLIHLEWLNLSGNNIKVIEQLSSCVSLQHLDLSDNNISQTGDLTKLSALKTLLLHGNIITTLCTVPAHLPSSLTVLSLAENEIRDLAEMSYLAPLHSLEQLSVMSNPCVMATPSVPGCDYRPYVVSWCLNLKVLDGYVISQKEALKAEWLYSQGKGRMFRPGQHAQLLQYLASTCPLTATTALQSAEDAKLERILSKQRQHQRQLQQTRYCSSPSPSRPTCLDVQQGRVHRTGDDNVMAHADVIDPGIQMDTWIGAAYSPAIAATRPPPVATDALVLQDVSDEEKLDGKPLSSESAFLPFNSSVQPSSPPESCDEEFDDSLAPATSVQCRPCEEETAAVKSDTQEDVEFSRTQEAAVRIQSWWRGNWARHNHSHAREVRAEIRLRRMQDYIIHLRGELERLRKQQEEERLQRRVQEEAVKFLWKQLQIVLEWQASVNQQLSVVQNLALDPSVPTAAPVPTHNSISESGFHSPGERQGAPEKSLSSAAGSPETVRSLVNVTPTAGDSLLEEYLSSVQRQEEEEEAKGAGDRPSTPCDRSSNTLKELLISPDMDRLKVAESHQS